The genomic segment TCTGGCGCGGCTGGTGCTGACGCTCGCGCCCGTCGCGCTCGCGCTCGGCCTTGCGGCGGGCTATGGGCTCGCGCGTGGCCATGAGGTGCCCTGGGCGCCGATCGCGCTCTATTCGGGGCTGATCGCGGCGCTGGCGAGCTGTTTTCTCGGCATCGGCTTCTTGATCTCGGCGCTCTCGCGCTCGACCGAGGTGGCGCTCGGCGCCTCGCTGCTGGTCTGGCTCACGCTCGTCGCGCTGCTCGATCTGCTGCTCCTGTCGATCCTGATCCAGAACCAGATCGTGCCCGAGGTGGTGATCGGCATTGCGCTTGCGAACCCGTTGCAGGCCTTCCGCACCGCCTCGATGATCCTCTTCGACCCGCAGCTGATCCTGCTCGGCCCGGCGTCTTATGTGATCCTCGACCATTTCGGCGTGGGCGGCTATGTCGCCTGGGCGCTGGCCTATCCGGCCGGGCTCGGCCTCGTCTTCGCGGCGCTCGGCTATTGGCGCTTCTCGCGCTCGGATCTGGTCTGAGACAAGAAGAAGGGGGCCCGTGGGCCCCCTCAAGTCCGTGGCGCGCCGCCCAGGGATCAGCCGCGCGCCAATGCCGCGAGCCAGTCGAAACTCGCCGCGTCATCCCATCGCGCCTCGCCCGCAACCAGCGCCACCGCCGCGCCCCCGGCATCGACCACGA from the Rhodobacter xanthinilyticus genome contains:
- a CDS encoding ABC transporter permease is translated as MTSAQIDTAAEAAAATPARAAVHPARPEAPPRTGLGLAMRLELSESLRSRWFHFYSVVVIGLMALLITTGISESRVLGFTGLSRLLVTYIQLAMAILPLFIVVTTARSMVGDREAGNLEYMLAFPVSLRVWYWGRFLARLVLTLAPVALALGLAAGYGLARGHEVPWAPIALYSGLIAALASCFLGIGFLISALSRSTEVALGASLLVWLTLVALLDLLLLSILIQNQIVPEVVIGIALANPLQAFRTASMILFDPQLILLGPASYVILDHFGVGGYVAWALAYPAGLGLVFAALGYWRFSRSDLV